Genomic window (Pseudothauera hydrothermalis):
GCGCTCAATCGCGGCTGCGGTGCGGCAGCCGGGGGGACGAGCCGGCGGGGGTTGGCGCGCGCGGCGGCTTTGACCGCGTGCACGATGTCGTTGGCACTGTCTTCCAGAAACTGTTTGAGGCCGGCGGTGGGCTTGGTGATGATCGACACTGCGCCGGCAGCCAAGGCGTTCATCGCCGCTTCCGAGCCGCGGGCCGCCAGCGAGGAGCAGATCACCACCGGTGTGGGCCGCTCGGCCATCAGTTTGCGCAAGAAGGTGAGCCCATCCATGCGCGGCATTTCGATATCGAGCACGATCACGTCCGGCCACTGGCGCTTCATGTGTTCCAGGGCGAACAACGGGTCGGAGGCCGCACCGATGACTTCGATACCGGGGTCGGCCGACAGCGCCTGGCGCAGCACCTGGCGCACCACGGCCGAATCGTCCACGATCATCACACGTATTGCACTCACGCGCTCGTTCTCCTGTGCGCATCGCCGAGATCCTGAAAAGCCAGCCAGGCATCGCCGCTGGAGACGTCGAACACCAGCTTGCGATGACCGCCGCCACCGAGGTGTTCGGCCATGATCGGAATGCTCCGTTCGGCCAGCAAGCGGCGGGCGATGTCGATGTTGCGCTGCCCGATATCCAGGTTGTGCGTCGGTTGCGGGCGGCCGGGAAACATGTTGCCGCCGCCAAAGATCTTGGCATGGTAGTCGGCATGGCGGGTGTGGTAGCGGCCGATTTCGCGGTCGAGCAGTGCCATGGCTTCATCCGCGTAGCGTCCGTCCAGCGGCTGGTTGCCGCTGCGGTTGCGCGTGGGCAGCATGAAGTGGCACATGCCGCCTAGCCGGAGGGTCGGGTGCCAGAGCGTGATCGACACGCACGAGCCCAGCACGGTGCGGATACGCGCTGGCGCACGACAAAAGTGCAGCTCGCCAATACCCAGATAGATCTCCGGTGGGCTCATAGGGGTTTGCGGTAGATGGTCGGGCGCACCGCGGTCAGCAGCCTAGGCTCGATGATGCCATTGAGTGTTTCCGAGTGGCCAACGATGAACCAGCCGCCGGGTTTCAGGCGGCCTAGCAGGTTCTCGACCACTTTGCGCTTGGTCGGCTGGTCGAAATAGATCATCACATTGCGCAGAAAAATCACATCGAACGGACCGATGGCAGGCAGGGGTTCGATCAGATTGACGTGCATGAAGCGGATCCGGCTGCGCAGTTCCCGGCAGATCAGAAAAGTGCCGGCCTGTTCGCGCACGCCTTTGAGGCAATATTTTTTCAGTAACGCAGGCGGAATACCGCGGCTGCGCTCCAGCGGATAGTGACCGCTTTGTGCGCGCGCCAAGACCTGGGTGGAGATGTCCGAGGCGGTGACCGCCCACGGCGCGTTGCCGAGCGCTTCGGCCAGCACCATGGCCAGGGTGTAAGCTTCTTCGCCGCTGGAGCAGGCCGCGCTCCACACCTCGAAGCTGCCACCGCGCGGATGATGCGGCAGGATGTGGTCGCGCAAAAAATCGAAATGCTTGGGCTCGCGAAAAAAGTAGGTTTCGTTGGTGGTCAGCAAATCCACCATGGTTTGCCGCTCTGCCCCCTGATCCGGGGCGCTCACCAGCCGGTAATAGTCGGCAAAGCTGGCGAGCCCCAGCGCGCGCAGACGCTTGGCCAGCCGGCCGACCAGCAGCACCTTTTTGGACGGGGCCAGGTAAATGCCGGCAATCTTGTAGAGCAGGGACTGAAAGCGGGCAAAGTCCTGGTCGCTGATACTGTCCGCGTTGTCTTGCGCCATGCGTGATCCGGTTCGGTGGCGGGCGCGCCTGGCCCGCGTGCGGGGTCAGAAACGTTCGAAGGCCGATTCGTCCAGATTGGCGGCGGTCACTTTGGGCAGCGGCTTGCCCAAGCTGCGGCCAGACAAGGGTTTACGCGGCCGGCTGGCGGGTGGTGCGGCACCCTGTTCGGGCCGATACGGCGCATCCGCCGCAGAGTGCGAGCGCCGCAGGCCGCCGGCCGGCGCTTCGTTGACCTGGAAAAACTGCATCAGCGCTTGCAGTTGTTCGGCCTGCGAGCCCAATTGCTCGGCGGTGGCGGCGAGCTCTTCGGAGGCCGAGGCGTTTTGCTGGGTGGCTTGGCTCAACTGGCTCACCGCCTGGTTGATCTGGGTGACGCCGCCGGCCTGTTCTTCCGAGGCCGAGGCGATTTCCTGCACCAGATCGGAGGTTTTGCGGATCGAGGGCACCATTTCATCGAGCAGGTGGCCGGCTTTTTCGGCCAGTTTGACGCTGGAGCCGGCCAGCTCACCGATTTCCTGAGCGGCCACCTGGCTGCGCTCGGCCAGTTTGCGCACTTCGGCGGCGACTACTGCGAAGCCCTTGCCGTGCTCGCCTGCGCGGGCGGCCTCGATGGCGGCGTTCAGGGCCAGCAGATTGGTCTGGTAGGCAATGTCGTCGATGATGCCGATTTTGTCGGCGATGGCTTTCATGGCCTCGACGGTCTCACGCACCGCGCTGCCGCCGTCGGCGGCCTCGGTGGCGGCCTTGGTGGCGATGCCGTCGGTGACCCGGGCGTTTTCGGCGTTCTGATGGACGCTGGCGGAGGTCTGTTCCAGGGTGGCGGAGATTTCCTCGACGCTGGCGGCCTGCTCGGAGGCGCCTTGCGACAGCGACTGAGCGGTGGCAGAGACTTGGCTGGAGGCCGAAGACAGATTGTCGGCCGCGCCGCGCACTTGGCCGATGATCTGCGAAAGCTTCTCTACCATGTGATGCATGGCGGAGAGCAACTGGCCCAGTTCATCGCGCGAGCGGGCGTCGATCTGCACCCTGAGGTCGCCTTCGGCCAGCGCATTGGCCGCAGAAACCGCCTGCGCCAGCGGGCGGGTGATCGAGCGGGTGATCAGCCATCCCAGTGCGACTGCGAACAGCGTGCAGAAGGCGAGCACCCCGATCAGCAGATTGCGGACCTTGCGGTAGTTGGCCTGGGACTGAGTGAATGCATGGTTGGCGTCGTTCAGGACGTACTCGCGCAAGGCATTGGCAGCGCCTTGAGCGTCGGTTTGCAGTGGATTGATCTTGAACAGCAAGGTCTGGTTGGCAGATAGATAATCGCCTGCCAGCAACTGGCGCACCGCCGGTTGGATGCCTTCGCTCACCAAGCGGGTGTAGGCTGCCTCGAAGCGATTGGCCAGCTCGCGCTCTTCGGCGCTGAGTTCGCGGGTCGAGAACGCTTCCCAGGCCGCGGTCACGTCGGCGCCGATGCGCTCGGTCGCATCGGTGTGCCGACTGAGTGGGTGGTCATGGAGCGTAGCAAAGCGGCTTTCCGGATTGTGTTGCAAGCCCAGCATGATTTGGCTGCGGGCATCGTTGAGCAGCACTTCTATCCGTCCAAGTTCGACGCTTGGCCGCAGGCGCTCTTGGTATTGCAGCTGGAGCTCTGCATTGACCTCGGACAGGGCGCGCAGGCCGGTGAGCGCAACACCCAATAGCGCCGCCAACAGTACCGTAAGCAGGATGGACAGTCGGTAGCCGACCTTGAGATTGCTGAGCGTCATGTTGCCTCCCTTGATCGATATGCGGGATGATCGAGGCCTGCTTACGGCCGCCACGGCCAGCACTCAGCCGCTTTGTTCTTCGTCTTGCGGACTGGCTTGCCCGCCCACCGCGGCCAACTGGGCCATCTCATCGACCGACAAGACCCGGTCGATGTTCAGAATGATGACGAATTTACCGTCCACCTTGCCCATGCCTTGGATGAAATCCGCGCGAATACGCGCGCCGAAGCTGGGCGGGGGTTCGATGTCGCCGGGCGGGATTTCCAGCACTTCGTTGACACTGTCGACCACGATGCCGATGTCCTGGCGCAGGTCGATGTCGTCCACCGTCTGATTGATTTCGACGATGACGATGCAGGTGCGCCGAGCCGCTGCGGTCGGTTTGCCGCCAAAGCGCGCGGACAGATCCACCACCGGCACCACCGCGCCGCGCAGGTTGATCACCCCGCGGATGAAGGCCGGCATCATCGGAATTTCGGTCAGTGTGCCGTATTCGATGATTTCCTTGATGTTGAGGATGCCGATGGCAAAGACCTCGGCGTTCAGTGTGAACGTGAGGTATTGCTGCGAGCCCTGGCTGCTTGCGGCGATGGCAGGCGGGGTGTTTTTTTGCGCGATGACTTGTCCCATGAGCGAAGTCCTTCAGAAGCGTTCGAAATCCTGCTCGTCCACCGTGGCGGCCGGGGCGGGCGAGGGCTTACGGGCGGGCTTGGCGGCTGCCGGCTTGCGCGAGGGGGTGGGTGTGGCAGGTGGGGCGGTGTGCGAGCGCCGCACGCCGCCGGCCGGCGCTTCGTTGAGCTGGAAGAACTGCATCAGCGCTTGCAGTTGTTCGGCCTGCGAGCCCAATTGCTCGGCGGTGGCGGCGAGCTCTTCGGAGGCCGAGGCGTTTTGCTGGGTGGCTTGGCTCAACTGGCTCACCGCCTGGTTGATCTGGGTGACGCCGCCGGCCTGTTCTTCCGAGGCCGAGGCGATTTCCTGCACCAGATCGGAGGTTTTGCGGATCGAGGGCACCATTTCATCGAGCAGGTGGCCGGCTTTTTCGGCCAGTTTGACGCTGGAGCCGGCCAGCTCACCGATTTCCTGAGCGGCCACCTGGCTGCGCTCGGCCAGTTTGCGCACTTCGGCGGCGACTACTGCGAAGCCCTTGCCGTGCTCGCCGGCGCGGGCGGCCTCGATGGCGGCGTTCAGGGCCAGCAGATTGGTCTGGTAGGCAATGTCGTCGATGATGCCGATTTTGTCGGCGATGGCTTTCATGGCCTCGACGGTCTCACGCACCGCGCTGCCGCCGTCGGCGGCCTCGGTGGCGGCCTTGGTGGCGATGCCGTCGGTGACCCGGGCGTTTTCGGCGTTCTGATGGACGCTGGCGGAGGTCTGTTCCAGGGTGGCGGAGATTTCCTCGACGCTGGCGGCCTGCTCGGAAGCGCCTTGCGACAGCGACTGGGCGGTGGCAGAGACTTGGCTGGAGGCCGAAGACAGATTGTCGGCGGCGCCACGCACGTCACCGATGATCTGCGAAAGCTTCTCTACCATGTGGTGCATGGCGCCGAGCAACTGGCCCAATTCATCGCGCGAGCGGGCGTCGATCTGCACCCTGAGGTCGCCTTCGGCCAGCGCATTGGCCGCACAGACCGCCTGGGCCAGCGGGCGGGTGATCGAGCGGGTGATCAGAAAAGCGAAAAGCAGGGCCAGTGCCACGGCAGCCGCCGACAGTACGATCATCAACAGGCGTGCGCGCTCTGCGGCTGCCAGCGCTTGCTTGCCGCTGTCTTCCATGAGTTTGCCCTGATAGGCGATGAGTGCGTTCAGGCTGTCCAAATAGGCCGTC
Coding sequences:
- a CDS encoding chemotaxis protein CheD codes for the protein MSPPEIYLGIGELHFCRAPARIRTVLGSCVSITLWHPTLRLGGMCHFMLPTRNRSGNQPLDGRYADEAMALLDREIGRYHTRHADYHAKIFGGGNMFPGRPQPTHNLDIGQRNIDIARRLLAERSIPIMAEHLGGGGHRKLVFDVSSGDAWLAFQDLGDAHRRTSA
- a CDS encoding CheR family methyltransferase produces the protein MAQDNADSISDQDFARFQSLLYKIAGIYLAPSKKVLLVGRLAKRLRALGLASFADYYRLVSAPDQGAERQTMVDLLTTNETYFFREPKHFDFLRDHILPHHPRGGSFEVWSAACSSGEEAYTLAMVLAEALGNAPWAVTASDISTQVLARAQSGHYPLERSRGIPPALLKKYCLKGVREQAGTFLICRELRSRIRFMHVNLIEPLPAIGPFDVIFLRNVMIYFDQPTKRKVVENLLGRLKPGGWFIVGHSETLNGIIEPRLLTAVRPTIYRKPL
- a CDS encoding methyl-accepting chemotaxis protein encodes the protein MTLSNLKVGYRLSILLTVLLAALLGVALTGLRALSEVNAELQLQYQERLRPSVELGRIEVLLNDARSQIMLGLQHNPESRFATLHDHPLSRHTDATERIGADVTAAWEAFSTRELSAEERELANRFEAAYTRLVSEGIQPAVRQLLAGDYLSANQTLLFKINPLQTDAQGAANALREYVLNDANHAFTQSQANYRKVRNLLIGVLAFCTLFAVALGWLITRSITRPLAQAVSAANALAEGDLRVQIDARSRDELGQLLSAMHHMVEKLSQIIGQVRGAADNLSSASSQVSATAQSLSQGASEQAASVEEISATLEQTSASVHQNAENARVTDGIATKAATEAADGGSAVRETVEAMKAIADKIGIIDDIAYQTNLLALNAAIEAARAGEHGKGFAVVAAEVRKLAERSQVAAQEIGELAGSSVKLAEKAGHLLDEMVPSIRKTSDLVQEIASASEEQAGGVTQINQAVSQLSQATQQNASASEELAATAEQLGSQAEQLQALMQFFQVNEAPAGGLRRSHSAADAPYRPEQGAAPPASRPRKPLSGRSLGKPLPKVTAANLDESAFERF
- a CDS encoding chemotaxis protein CheW; translated protein: MGQVIAQKNTPPAIAASSQGSQQYLTFTLNAEVFAIGILNIKEIIEYGTLTEIPMMPAFIRGVINLRGAVVPVVDLSARFGGKPTAAARRTCIVIVEINQTVDDIDLRQDIGIVVDSVNEVLEIPPGDIEPPPSFGARIRADFIQGMGKVDGKFVIILNIDRVLSVDEMAQLAAVGGQASPQDEEQSG
- a CDS encoding methyl-accepting chemotaxis protein translates to MLNNLRIGIRLTMAFAVVVVLLCAMALFSITRIDDLAQDINLMVSDRFQKTVWANNIIDDVNLAARATRNAVLVPTRAEAEREMARLPPASARITENLDKLRSTIDSPEGIALLRTVETTRAAYVTELGNLRRLIEADNREAATALLMGEMRKAQTAYLDSLNALIAYQGKLMEDSGKQALAAAERARLLMIVLSAAAVALALLFAFLITRSITRPLAQAVCAANALAEGDLRVQIDARSRDELGQLLGAMHHMVEKLSQIIGDVRGAADNLSSASSQVSATAQSLSQGASEQAASVEEISATLEQTSASVHQNAENARVTDGIATKAATEAADGGSAVRETVEAMKAIADKIGIIDDIAYQTNLLALNAAIEAARAGEHGKGFAVVAAEVRKLAERSQVAAQEIGELAGSSVKLAEKAGHLLDEMVPSIRKTSDLVQEIASASEEQAGGVTQINQAVSQLSQATQQNASASEELAATAEQLGSQAEQLQALMQFFQLNEAPAGGVRRSHTAPPATPTPSRKPAAAKPARKPSPAPAATVDEQDFERF